In a genomic window of Fusarium verticillioides 7600 chromosome 11, whole genome shotgun sequence:
- a CDS encoding gluconolactonase, translated as MPSTISVLAAGVLVPVLGAVAAKLPSTAQIIDQKSFNVLKDVPPPAVANDSLVFTWPGVTEESLVEKPFHVYDEEFYDVIGKDPSLTLIATSDTDPIFHEAVVWYPPTEEVFFVQNAGAPAAGTGLNKSSIIQKISLKEADEVRKGKKDEVKVTVVDSNPQVINPNGGTYYKGNIIFAGEGQGDDVPSALYLMNPLPPYNTTTLLNNYFGRQFNSLNDVGINPRNGDLYFTDTLYGYLQDFRPVPGLRNQVYRYNFDTGAVTVVADDFTLPNGIGFGPDGKKVYVTDTGIALGFYGRNLSSPASVYSFDVNQDGTLQNRKTFAYVASFIPDGVHTDSKGRVYAGCGDGVHVWNPSGKLIGKIYTGTVAANFQFAGKGRMIITGQTKLFYVTLGASGPKLYD; from the exons ATGCCTTCCACCATTTCTGTACTTGCTGCGGGGGTTCTCGTGCCCGTTTTGGGCGCCGTGGCTGCTAAGCTTCCTTCTACGGCTCAGATTATCGACCAGAAGTCGTTCAATGTCTTGAAGGATGTGCCGCCTCCTGCAGTGGCCAATGACTCTCTG GTGTTTACTTGGCCTGGTGTAACTGAGGAGTCTTTGGTCGAGAAGCCTTTCCATGTCTACGATGAAGAGTTTTACGACGTCATTGGAAAGGACCCCTCACTGACCCTCATCGCGACATCGGATACCGACCCAATTTTCCACGAGGCCGTTGTCTGGTATCCTCCTACCGAAGAGGTCTTCTTTGTCCAGAATGCAGGCgctcctgctgctggcaCTGGATTGAACAAGTCTTCCATCATTCAGAAGATTTCCCTCAAGGAGGCCGACGAGGTCcgcaagggcaagaaggacgaggtcaaggtcacCGTCGTTGACTCAAACCCTCAAGTCATCAACCCCAATG GTGGTACTTACTACAAgggcaacatcatcttcgctggtgAAGGCCAAGGTGACGATGTTCCCTCCGCCCTGTACCTGATGAACCCTCTCCCTCCTTACAACACTACCA ccctcctcaacaactaCTTCGGTCGCCAGTTCAACTCCCTCAACGATGTTGGCATCAACCCCAGGAATGGTGACTTGTACTTCACCGACACCCTCTACGGATATCTCCAAGACTTCCGCCCTGTTCCTGGTCTGCGAAACCAAGTCTATCGTTACAACTTTGACACCGGCGCCGTCACTGTTGTCGCTGATGACTTTACCCTACCCAACG GTATTGGCTTCGGTCccgatggcaagaaggtctATGTCACCGACACTGGTATCGCTCTCGGTTTCTACGGCCGCAACCTCTCTTCACCCGCCTCTGTTTACTCTTTCGACGTGAACCAGGACGGTACACTCCAGAACCGCAAGACCTTTGCTTACGTCGCATCTTTCATCCCCGATG GTGTTCATACCGATTCCAAGGGCCGTGTTTATGCCGGTTGCGGCGATGGTGTCCATGTCTGGAACCCCTCTGGCAAGCTCATCGGCAAGATCTATACCGGCACTGTTGCTGCTAACTTCCAGTTTGCTGGTAAGGGAAGGATGATCATTACTGGACAGACAAAGCTGTTCTATGTGACTTTGGGAGCCTCAGGCCCCAAGTTGTATGACTAG
- a CDS encoding serine/threonine protein kinase, protein MDGSLSDLVHDYQLTTRYEGVFTIHFHRDPDAPPSAPYRQERWKKVRTLGHGGQGDVLLQTCTDGGRSVFNRAVKRIRLESEHSKRYYRRELESIVKFSHEKYSQYFVKSLGWYATSNKLYIAMEFFPDGDLYAYIRDHRSLTDDECSHIISQVLSGVAVMHEAGFAHRDVKAQNILVYKVPQDLAPSSWWVKLADFGISKKLGTETTGTTLASGTPLYMAPELLQYDSRSIRTEDYFKADVWAIGITAFFILTKSVPFKSQPAIFHYSGNFQDLAAIFADFQLTENAQNFVSEVLKAQPRERPEAERVKQHAWIRHWLPEIPTPGALSSLRFLPVEVLLKTARE, encoded by the exons ATGGATGGATCTCTTTCAGATCTCGTCCATGACTACCAACTAACCACGCGTTACGAGGGTGTCTTCACCATTCACTTCCATCGTGATCCTGATGCACCTCCTTCAGCCCCTTACCGACAGGAACGCTGGAAAAAGGTTCGCACGCTTGGTCATGGAGGCCAAGGGGATGTTCTCTTGCAAACATGCACCGATGGAGGCCGGAGCGTTTTCAATCGCGCCGTTAAACGAATTCGGCTGGAGAGTGAGCATTCCAAACGATACTACAGACGCGAGCTCGAATCCATCGTCAAGTTCTCCCATGAAAAG TACTCTCAGTATTTTGTCAAGTCCCTCGGATGGTATGCGACATCGAATAAGCTGTACATAGCTATGGAATTCTTTCCTGATGGGGACTTGTATGCCTATATTCGTGACCACAGAAGTTTGACAGACGATGAATGCAGCCACATCATTAGCCAAGTCCTGTCGGGTGTCGCTGTTATGCACGAAGCAGGATTCGCCCATCGTGACGTGAAGGCTCAG AACATCCTAGTCTATAAAGTCCCACAGGACCTCGCCCCAAGCTCTTGGTGGGTGAAGCTTGCGGACTTCGGTATCAGTAAGAAACTAGGAACGGAGACGACCGGAACAACCCTGGCTTCAGGGACCCCATTATATATGGCACCCGAGCTCCTTCAATACGACTCTCGGAGCATCCGAACGGAGGATTACTTCAAGGCAGACGTATGGGCTATAGGGATAACTGCTTTCTTCATTCTGACAAAAAGCGTGCCATTCAAAAGTCAGCCTGCGATATTCCACTATTCAGGGAATTTTCAAGACCTTGCAGCTATTTTTGCTGATTTCCAACTCACTGAGAATGCTCAGAACTTTGTCTCTGAGGTATTAAAAGCACAACCACGGGAAAGACCTGAAGCAGAAAGGGTAAAGCAACATGCATGGATTCGCCATTGGCTGCCAGAAATCCCAACGCCGGGGGCACTCAGCAG TCTACGATTCCTTCCTGTCGAAGTTCTCTTGAAGACTGCACGGGAGTGA